NNNNNNNNNNNNNNNNNNNNNNNNNNNNNNNNNNNNNNNNNNNNNNNNNNNNNNNNNNNNNNNNNNNNNNNNNNNNNNNNNNNNNNNNNNNNNNNNNNNNNNNNNNNNNNNNNNNNNNNNNNNNNNNNNNNNNNNNNNNNNNNNNNNNNNNNNNNNtaattatatttatatagttgtATTAAGGCTGCATTTGGTTCGATGTAAATCGAATTCCGAGTGTAATATGAATGCAGGAGAAAATGAATTCTtgtaaagaaatgaaaatttgagcGTTTGGGTGTGTAATGGAAAATAGTTCAGAAAACgattttcagtgtttggtaacattctgaaaatgctattttcctacaaaatcttcacattttctcagccattttctcagcttccaaataaattttatattagaaaatccaccaccacccacacacCAGCACCTACAGAAAATCCACCATTATCAAcacaaaacccatcaccacacaacacaaaaaccacaaaatcaccaccacaacaacaacaaaaaaaaaatcagagatcaaagagagaaagcaaATTAGCGAGTGGCGAATGACGAGGCGATCTAGAGGGTGGCGGTGACGATTAGACCTGGTTCAAAAATCAAAGGCGTAATCTCACCAACGCGATCTTGACAGGATGATCTCGGTGGTGATGATCTGACCTAGAGGAGGACGCGCGATCTCGAAGGCATGATCTCACCGGCACGTCTGGGGTTGGGGCGCGATCTAGCTcactctctctactctctcttcttactctttctctctctttctttggaTGTCTGTGAATCCGAAAATGATTTGAAGGTAAAACGTAAATAATTTTCCGAGTCAATGGCCTTATTTTACTGtcaaaattattcattttctgGAAAACTTTATTTTACATGTGCACCCAAACATGCTGCTAGGTGTAAAATGAATTTCAGAAATCATTTACACCCAAAACAAATGTAACCTAAATATAATttatggtaactttggacttgtcaaaaGTTGACAGATAAACTCAAAGCCCATTGGAGTTAGAGCtttatttgtcccttttggtTCCACTCAAAGCCACACACTGAAACCCAATTGGGCTGGTTCAAAAAGCTaatccaattagataatcaattatttatttaataagagttattaaataaagtatctGCCAAGTGTAGATAGacatatatatgtatgattAAAAGAGAAACATGCAGTCTTTCTCAAGACACTTTTGTTATTCTCTTGAACAAGTATGTATAGAACTGATTGAGAGATCGCACATCTTGGACATATTGTGGAATTGGGGTGAAGATTAAAAGTCTTTCCAAGTTCAATCTTCCATTGTTTTAAATTTCACTGCATCAAGGTACGCCTTCTTTGTTTCTAATATCTAGATGTTCCATGTTATCTCACATGAATGAAGTAAATCTGTTATTATTTCTGCTGCGTGTTTTTGTATAAGATACAAAACTATGTTTTCCATATGTTTTCCCAACAACTTGGTGGGTGATTTGCTTAACGAGACAAGGAAATAAACATGTCATGCACCTTATAACAGACTAGCTTCCACCCTTTTGGGGTATATGCGTTTCCTTGCAAATTCATCTCACCTAAAAAGTGTGGTAGCAATATAATATCACATGCTCAAACTCTTCCATCTTCCCTTTCAAACCCTACTTCTGTGGATTCATATTGAGATTTGGATTAGGTGCAATTGCTAGGATATTGCAATTCCTATTTCTCTAAaaactttcacttttttttttctcacttaatTTATTCAACGGTTAAGATTGAAAGTTACTTTTTTTATCTCACAATCTCAGTCATTGAGAACTATTGTGCCCGATCTCAATCCCTCAAATTGTGATAGATACTCCTTTGCAAGGTTGGGCTGCTGATTGAGCCTTCCGAAAGGATGTTGGGTCTGTTGATTGGGCTGTTGTTATGACAAAACTTGTTGCCGTTGAGACCTTTTTGAGCCTTCAGTGATTTGGGCCTACTAATTTGATATAACCCAAAACAAATGAGGTCGGACCTATGTTCACAGTTCTTGACGCGATAATCACGAAGCTGAGCCCCACTTGAGCTGTGATGGAGCCCATGGGCATGGGGTGAGTTGTCCACTACAAAGTAGGCAAGTCTTAATCAAGCCACGGGGTGCTTTCACATAGAACTAACGGAATCAAGATAGTTCCAACAACTCATGTCAACTTCAATTAACAGCATTCTAGTGAAGTGGACGCGAAGAAAACGAAGCCCCATGTTTTGATTAAGCAAGCAAATTAAGAAAAACCACACCAGCCCCCATTAGCAACGACCACTAAGTCGAGCTAGCTCATAGTCTTTACTTTTAGTAACTCTGTACACTGTATTAAAAGGAGAACCTTATCGCTGCTACTTCATTCATTCATAGCGAAGAGAGTGGAGTGCTAAAAAATGGATCATAGCGAAGAGAGTGGAGTAGTGGTCATGGGACGAGCAGAGATTGACACGCGAGCGCCTTTCAAGTCAGTTAAAGAAGCAGTAATGTTGTTCGGGGAAAGAGTTTTAGCTGGGGAAATCTACGCCAACAAGCTCAAAGAGGTCCTCTCTACTCATCTCCTCCTCTAATATTTGTTTTAGTAATCTATATGaatgaattatttattgaaattaaaacttttaattagGAGCTTGACCtttcaaaaactataaattcaTCTCCAAATGTAAAGTCAGATAATAAAGTGTATTGATTTTGTACTGCCTTACCAAAATATACAGTGAAGGCcctttgaatttatttatattgaactcATTTGTACATATGAAGCGTTTTAGATAAACATAAAGAGTTTGAAATTCTAAATATAAACagaagttattttttttagagaaaaataaacaaaagttattgatatttttatttgaattagtTGCTATAAATTATGATGCTATATGTTGCTGTACTTATCATTATCCACTGGATCCTTtgaaaaaactttattttttaagaaacaaatatGCACACATTCAAGGGAGAATGAAAGAGGTTATAATATAAAAGTACACTACAAGCTCCACTCAAATGTCATcataacttttaagggagggtgaaGCAAATTAGACTTTTAAAAAACTTAGTGGTTACgtataaaattatattcaagGCATGAGgctaaacttttcttttcttttttttgtgaaatccaaaataaaatacatattttgtATAAGTATTAAAATGTTGTTTAGCgaattttaggttttgttgtATGTGTTCAATATGcttagtttttgtaattttattgagtaatcaatttttttctttaatatatttattgatttCCCCTTATTTTCTAGTATTTTGTTGATATTTGGAGTAGGAAGTAATGCAAATTCACAAATATGTCAATTAAGAAgagttgatttttttaagagattgaTTGAAATGATAATTTTCTAAAACGATTCTTGGTTAGTATACTATTTTATTACTTGTGGGTCTAATAATTGTTGTACTCCAATATGCTAGGCATCTAATGTATTTCACAAGGTTTTTAGTGCGGTAATTGAAGTTATTATTCGaagtaaaaattcaaataagagGTCAAAAGATTTAATCAAGCAAAAAATTATCTCATAAAACGTGAATAGAACTAAATGTTATATTACACATATCATATAAATActcaatttaaattcaaatttttatataaatttataaaattttcaattacacATATATAactaatttcaattttatatgaaagatagtatttaattaatatttatgatcaaatctataaaattaattgaatcaGCCAATCAGGAACATTTTCTTCgtgatattattttaatcatatatcataaaatctaaaaaatttcacttacttttcaagcaaaatgaaaaacattctgccttaccccaatcaaaaaaataataattaaaatactgTGGTTTTGAAAAATGGGCCccttttttcaccaaaaaagaaaaaaaaaaaaaatgggccCCTTCCATGCGTTAATGATTTCTCCTTGCAATCACATTGTGAAGCAAGTGAAGGAAGCTACATTTTGAACATAAAAACATGATTCTATAGAATATATACCCTACAAAaggaattacaaaaaaaaataaaaatgttttagcTAGTGATTCAATAAAAGAGGTCTTAAATTCGCACTGACTGTCTCACAAAGTGGAAATCTCCTCTAGATGAAAGGAAATTCACAAAGTAAAAACCAACCTTAGATGGATCGGAAACTAACTTTTCTGGTCTCTTCCTTTCATTAGTAACTTTGAGATCAAAGATGAGAATTGGACTACTTGTGCCTTTTAACtctcttttaaattattattaattttttttttgagaaacataactcttttttaaattgaaataagGAAACTGtgttaaatttataataatacaTACATAGGtcaaattacactttactactttaaacttttatataatttaCAATATCcctttaaactattaatttacTTGATTGATACCTAAATTGGAAATTATTGTATCGATATATCCTAGATACTCTAAATTGACAGTTAAATTAGTGggaattgtattttttattgcaacTGATGAGTGATGAATGTAATTTCATAATTATACTCAAGTTTTATCTCATTTAACATTCGATTTAGACAGCATGTGGCACATTGATATGATTCTTTCAAATTGATGTGTCAATCAGAGCAAATTGATtgttgtgaatattatgaatggGATGAATGTTTAGAGTGAAAAGGGGGGACTGAAAATTTGAAGTATCattcttcaaaatgaaaaatatgcaCTTTGCACTTTAATGTACATTTCTCTTTTagatgcaagctggagcacgtGAAACTGGGCAAGCTCAATCCAGAATTGGGGCCTTAACAGCTGAGcttgaagaaacaaagcaaagccttcaaaaagccaaagaagaAGGTAGCTTAATGGCAAATTGCATAAATTCTCTTAGAGAAGAGCTTGAGCAATCAAAGAAAGAGCTACAAGAGTTGAAGACATTAGAATTCCAAAAAGAGCCAGTTGATCCTAACCTCGAAGACCTCAAATTCATTGAAAATGCAACAAAAGTGGACATCAATATACAAAATGAAGAAGCAAAGgaatttcaaaaaaagagaTATGTGAAGTTTGCCAGCCCTCCTTCATTGGCTCAAGTTATTATCAATAAAGATGAAGTACCAGAGAGATCTCCTTCTGTtaagaagacaaagaagaagaagccattaaTACCACTTATAGGatggcttttttcaaaaaagaagggAGCCCACGAAGGTGAGTCTCCCTGAATAAGCaaaattctaaacaaatttCATTCACAGATGTTATTTGAGTTGGAGTATGGAGCATTTTTGCTACGTTAAAGCGATTTAAGCTTGTCATGTTAGTATACAAAAGAATTATAGTctatagaaaaatattattttttgtttttacctagtcttttttttttttttttgggaagattTTACTAAGTAATTTGATTGAAAGGAAATAATCAGAGATCTCTATATTCCACAATGTACTTCTTCTTGTTGCATACTTCTCTCTCCTttgttgttcctttttttttatttttttttatttttttttatttttttttatatcatgtTAATGGGTGTCCTTAAGACAATTGCTAATTAACCATATTATGAAAGTTTTAACactacttttatgagaaatataaaaagtttttagaaaaattaattactttattattttcctgtaatatgtttttaaaaatagttcctaaaccaaTGCTTTTagcacttcatttaaatattgttttttttattatatgtttcTCCCTTTCTCTGAAAACCACCACTTTCTTTGCAAACCCACACCCACGGCTAGCTGCTGCCGGCCACCACTatcgaaaacaaaaaaataaataaaaccaccCGCTGGCGCCACCACAGCTACAACAATTGCCATTGTCACCACCACCCATAACCATGAccaccaaccaccaaaatcataaccaattcacaaatccaaacccacaacCTTATCACCATTCGCCACCAACaactggaaaaagaaaaggaaaaacaaccCTTCAAAATCAcaaccaaatcacaaacccacaacctcatcaCCACCAAAAtcggaaaaggaaaaagaaaaacaaccatCGAGAGAGACCAAAAGCACATCAACTTGATGACCCACGCCGATCAAAGACCCATGTCGAACTCTTAGCCGATGACCCACGCTAATCTACCCTCAACACTGATGCCCACGCCGGTCAGAGACTCGTGAACCCAGACCCACAAACCCAATCACCCCATCGTCAAGCTCTACCTCCATATCAACGGCAACACTCCGAAGGCGAAGAGGATTTATTCTCCAATGGCATTTAGGTTTTGAAGTTTTGACCAACGAACCTTGGAGGGGAGGAGCTCAAACCATGAAATTGAGAGAAACAGAAGCTacgggaaagagagaagaggaaagtgagagaggagagagaagaaagaagagaaaaatataaaaaaaaaaaaaaaagaaagggaaaagtgACCGttggaataaaatataattttttcgtTTAAGATTTATGCTATAGTGAGTTGTTATTAATAACAGCTCACTATAGTTGTGTGTCAAAAATTTTACCATTTGAAATCTTTGATGCATTggctttttttgtgtgttgatGGTAAAATTTAGCATATATCATTTTTCGCATCCttaatgggaatgctcttaaGGCATCtattaacattttccttttattttcttgttccCTCATATTTTGTAGAAATACCAAAAACTTTGCCCAATTTTTAGTATAGGTATAAAggatgggatttttttttttttttttttttttttttttttttttttgtggggaaGGGGACTAGCTAGCATAGTTATTTGTTGAgtctttaataaaatattgaaggGTACTAGCTAGCATAGtcatttgttgtgtttttaatACAAGTATAGGCATAAAGGATGAGaggatgacttttttttttttttggtaatttgttatgtctttatgctttgtttgaaTTGAGGGGAGTAGATTAAAGGGAGGGAGAATAATTTAATTTAccctgtttggatttttttcaagggaggaggaggagagatttggagggttTCTAACCCCATATTTTTAATTCCCCAAATTGTAGAGATTTGGAGTGAGAGTAGAGGTGAGTAATTTTGGACCTAATTAAacattttgaattatttattttaccctTCATCATTTAtaacaattacaaaatataCAATTGCACAAATCATTCTCTTTCACGCTCTCTCTTCTCGCTCATGCTATTCTCTgcctctttcttctctctctcatgctaCTCTCtgcctctttctcttctctctcacgcTATGCTCTTTGCCCCTCTCTCTTATGCTCTTTCACTCTTCTTTCTCACACCCTCAAATATCTATATTGTAGGTTGTTAATTAGAATGGacttaggaaaatattttcttttctgcattaagaaaaattaaattcatgatatgagcaaaaaaaaaaaaaaaaaattataaatgaaagaaacactcaacataaaatattttgttgattttttgagtaaacaaacaaaccaaacattttttcttactttaattattatcaGTTAAGGATGGATTTTtttagaattgaaaaaaaaaaatgaggttttttaaattttacagtGTGCTTTTAATAGAGAGTTAAAACCACTTGAGACAATTACTTGAACAACAAAGCTAGTGATCCATGTTTGAGAAGTTGTATTCTATAATTAATTCCTAAAAATATTACACGTTATagtcataattatttaatctaacaaattaatcattttaatcatagaccaatgttgcaagtccattttcaaataggggtaaatttgcttatttaaatatatttaatcatttcctctccttctcatcctaattttttaaaaatctcaatcaaataaaagaCTAATTATTCCCTTccccttaattttaaaaacattcaaataagaTAAAGGGTAACCATTCTCCTCTATTCTCCTCTCCACTactctcctctccctccaaacttccaaacatagcatTAATAAAATATGGGAGTGAACTAGCAAGTCCAAATCATCTGTCCCATTCTTCCTGTCtcactctatactccaccaatagAAATTTTCCATATGTCCACCTATTtaaattaaatctaattttccAACTTTacttatttcaatttaaaaaaaaaaaaaaaaaaaaaaaaaagaacaactcAAATAACCCTAACCACCCCCACCATCCCATCCTTACCAGAAACCACCACTTGCCTTTGTCAGTGTCAATATCAAACCACCACCTTCAACCAGCCATCCACCACTTTCGGCTCGTGAcccaaagaaaacccaaactcctattataataataataataataataataataataataatagtaataaaacccaaacacctccctaccaccaccaccaaaacttGGCCGGTATCGGTAGATGACACCCTCATCATTGTCGGTCATGGAAACCACTAAAGCTCGATCCCCACCATCAGCCAACAGATCTAGAAGCAACATCGACGAAGGTACTATTGACAATGGCATAGGCGGAATGGGTTCTGGGGAATTACAAAAAGGCACACAGCCATGCGGTTTTGGCTTGGAAACTTGACCCATATTTTGGTGGTGTTCTTAGATATTGCATCGCCTTGCATGTTCACTATATGGCTTAGTGAAGAAGGACAAGTTTGGGCGCGTTGATCTTTATGCACTCCCTGGCTTGAAGGCCAAAGTCAACAACTACCCATCACTCACTTAGGACTTCATCAATCAGAAGTATTGCTGATATGTATAGGAGAGAAGTTTATCATGAATGTGTGGGTCTGCCTCTTCCAATTCCCCATCAACGAAGGTTGGTGGTGGTCGTGGTCAGTGGGGATAGGCTGCTAGGGTGGCTGGGGTTATTTGAgtttatatttcatttatttaaaaaactgaaatgaGTAAAGTTggaaaattagatttaatttaAATAGGCAGACATGTGGCAAGTTTCTATTGATGGAGTATAGAGTAAGACAGGAAAAATGGAACAGATGATTAGGACTCTAAACTAGCAAGCATAGCCATTTTTTGTGTCTTTAATAAAAGTATAGGTATAAAGGATGAGAGAATTTCTTGTTCTTATGGTAGGGGACTAGCTAGCATACGCATTTGTTGTGTCTTTAGATAGCATAGTCGTATAAAGGATGAGAGGATGTCTCATTTGTTGTGTCTTTAATATAAAAGTATAGGTATAAAAGatgaggggatttttttttttttttggtggggaataataaaatatgagagtAGTATAGTCATTTGTTGAGAAGATGGATTAGTTGAAGTGTATTTCATTGAGATTCATTATCTATTAGTAAGGGCGGCGAAATAAGCCCAAACTCATTTACCCACCCAAACCGACTCACTCTAATTGATCACAAACCTACCTAATTATTACTTGGGTCAAATAGACACTAACCAATTAAACCCAGTAAACTCAAGTAAtaattgggttttaactaaaaacccaaTTAGACCCAAATCTAACATTGAATAAGAAAAATCTTTGAAGAGGAACAAGACTaacttattactaaaatttttatgatatcATGATTTTGTTTAGCTGTTTTATAGAGTTGTCTTAGGATTTTTATCATATCATGTTTATATTATTAGATTATGATAGCAGTGGATTTTAGCAATAAGTGAAAATTGTAATACCATACTAATAGAAATTCTTTAtaattcttagattttataCCTATAATTAAAggattttaaatattttatcataattaattttttcccatGTTATATGCTTAATAATCAATGTTGTTTAGTTCTCTAGAATTGGTTTTT
The sequence above is drawn from the Quercus lobata isolate SW786 chromosome 12, ValleyOak3.0 Primary Assembly, whole genome shotgun sequence genome and encodes:
- the LOC115969878 gene encoding WEB family protein At3g51220-like, encoding MDHSEESGVVVMGRAEIDTRAPFKSVKEAVMLFGERVLAGEIYANKLKEMQAGARETGQAQSRIGALTAELEETKQSLQKAKEEGSLMANCINSLREELEQSKKELQELKTLEFQKEPVDPNLEDLKFIENATKVDINIQNEEAKEFQKKRYVKFASPPSLAQVIINKDEVPERSPSVKKTKKKKPLIPLIGWLFSKKKGAHEGESP